In a single window of the Eshraghiella crossota genome:
- a CDS encoding zinc ribbon domain-containing protein — protein sequence MKSIKPGRGPSKLNMVSAIGAAVFGVFWCVFAVAIGGGFMLPFGIIFIVIAIAMAVYSYHNATAKDRYSIFDIVDENEEKDPLNEQYGRKKEEYDMGSNVGGTDVNFCPYCGRHLEKGFDFCPKCGKKIIL from the coding sequence ATGAAAAGTATTAAACCGGGACGAGGTCCCTCTAAACTTAATATGGTAAGTGCCATAGGAGCAGCAGTGTTTGGGGTATTCTGGTGCGTGTTTGCGGTTGCAATCGGGGGCGGGTTTATGCTGCCATTCGGAATTATTTTTATAGTAATTGCAATTGCCATGGCGGTGTATTCGTATCATAATGCAACAGCAAAGGACAGATATTCGATTTTTGATATTGTTGATGAAAATGAGGAAAAGGATCCATTGAATGAACAATACGGAAGAAAAAAAGAAGAATATGACATGGGTAGTAATGTCGGAGGAACGGATGTGAATTTTTGTCCGTATTGCGGCAGACACCTGGAAAAAGGATTTGATTTTTGCCCTAAATGCGGTAAAAAAATTATACTTTAA
- a CDS encoding YibE/F family protein, which produces MGKIVSRYGKYLAVLGIVILVFAFNKTIKKVPLLADDNTKFVKARVVEKDNLQAGSDSSDGGQKVTLLITSGEHKGEYVEAYSLNGYLYGADCKIGTKVIANISEHDGVLTANVYNYDRELPVALLLCAFAAVMWMVGGKRGINSLIALIFTFIVVIFLYVPMMYAGVSPFLAAIITVIMVTVVTHILIADFELKSIAAMAGTIAGVVIAGLIAVVFGKTSHITGMNVNEIETLMYVGQNSKLDIGGMLFSGILISSMGAVMDVAMSVSSSLNEINTKIPDITQKELFKSGITIGRDMIGTMANTLILAYVGGSINLVMIIYAYSYQLHQIINMYSIGIEIMKGIAGTMGIVLTVPFTSLITSVMLKKSKKLK; this is translated from the coding sequence TTGGGAAAAATAGTATCACGATATGGGAAGTACCTTGCGGTTCTCGGAATAGTGATATTAGTGTTTGCTTTTAATAAAACAATAAAAAAAGTACCGCTTCTTGCTGATGATAATACAAAGTTTGTCAAGGCAAGAGTGGTAGAAAAAGATAACCTTCAGGCCGGATCCGACAGCTCGGATGGTGGTCAGAAGGTTACTTTACTTATCACTTCAGGAGAACATAAGGGGGAATATGTGGAGGCATACAGCCTTAATGGTTATCTGTATGGTGCAGATTGCAAAATCGGAACAAAGGTTATCGCTAATATAAGTGAACATGACGGCGTGCTTACCGCTAATGTATATAATTATGACAGGGAACTTCCGGTTGCACTTTTATTATGTGCTTTTGCGGCAGTTATGTGGATGGTAGGCGGAAAAAGAGGAATTAATTCGCTTATAGCGCTTATATTTACATTTATTGTGGTTATATTTTTATATGTTCCCATGATGTATGCCGGGGTATCTCCTTTTCTGGCAGCAATAATTACGGTGATTATGGTTACCGTTGTTACACATATACTGATTGCTGATTTTGAATTAAAATCCATTGCCGCAATGGCAGGAACGATAGCGGGTGTTGTTATTGCAGGCTTGATAGCTGTTGTATTCGGTAAAACATCACATATAACGGGTATGAATGTAAATGAAATAGAGACACTTATGTATGTGGGACAGAATTCAAAACTTGATATCGGAGGCATGCTGTTTTCCGGAATATTGATATCGTCAATGGGTGCAGTTATGGATGTGGCAATGTCTGTATCCTCATCACTTAACGAAATCAATACCAAAATACCTGATATTACGCAGAAAGAATTATTTAAGTCAGGAATAACAATCGGCAGGGACATGATAGGAACAATGGCAAATACCCTTATACTTGCCTATGTGGGCGGAAGCATTAATCTTGTAATGATAATTTATGCTTATTCCTACCAGCTACACCAGATTATTAATATGTATTCCATCGGAATTGAGATTATGAAAGGAATAGCCGGAACTATGGGAATAGTGCTTACCGTTCCGTTTACTTCACTAATAACTTCAGTAATGCTAAAAAAATCAAAAAAACTAAAATAA
- a CDS encoding metallophosphoesterase family protein, which translates to MIRKKLLKKAACLMAVAAVTVTGFGTVAYGYGEYQAGSTASQTDGSNEFLTWRDSVWRTAGNYDDSAKVALTPGKTEKDLNFAWYSENTSKPAVMVWKNGARSQAKVFEGTGSTVDADNWQGKNYQTSNKVSVEGYFEDNTEYEYCYTDNYNGQSTVWSAAYSYKTGNSSEYSVILTGDPQIGASGSGDDKSATDSSVARDTYNWNKTMSMAKQVCPDASFLLSAGDQIDKSGASNADDLKTRESEYAGYLYPEVFRSLPIASTIGNHDTAGSDYSAHFNNPNTGDSLGATNAGSDYYFSYGNVLFISLNSNNRNQAEHRELMKKAIASNENAKWKVVIFHSDIYGSGQPHADTDAATNRVIFAPLMDEFDVDVCLTGHDHTYSRSYQVLDGNVIDYDISSGSVTDPEGTLYITTGSGSGSKYYNLLNYTPYYIAERTNAMLPSFSTIDFSDSELTIKTYDYTGAKYADDFTIRKTSASLTIDEIIDNAEKLVSDGEIYTDESLDALKLSLDALKNIRKAYTTDKDNYIDTLSAFYNTADDPIKGYGSVKNDDDKDVLASGSKANRLRKGLSTILDKTIYRQIEGGNVITDAILPVVNADMLNEAADKVLAGIEALKLKDTETVTTPDNNKENNDSDGNNGSNGSNDSNDSNPKAGDSSMVAVAIGGTLLVAGLAGLVIYMGRKESNWEK; encoded by the coding sequence ATGATTAGGAAGAAATTGTTGAAAAAGGCAGCATGCCTTATGGCTGTAGCAGCTGTAACAGTTACAGGATTTGGAACTGTGGCCTATGGTTACGGAGAATATCAGGCAGGAAGTACGGCAAGTCAGACAGACGGAAGCAATGAGTTTCTTACATGGAGAGACAGCGTATGGAGAACAGCCGGAAATTATGATGATTCAGCTAAAGTGGCACTTACACCGGGTAAGACAGAAAAAGATCTTAATTTCGCATGGTATTCAGAAAATACATCTAAACCGGCAGTCATGGTATGGAAAAACGGAGCAAGATCACAGGCAAAGGTTTTTGAAGGAACAGGCAGCACGGTAGATGCCGATAACTGGCAGGGAAAGAATTATCAGACCTCCAATAAGGTATCTGTAGAAGGTTATTTTGAAGACAATACAGAATATGAATATTGTTATACAGATAATTATAACGGACAATCGACTGTATGGTCAGCAGCTTATTCGTACAAGACCGGCAATTCATCGGAATATTCGGTTATACTTACAGGAGACCCACAGATTGGTGCTTCAGGTTCAGGTGATGATAAATCAGCAACAGATTCATCTGTGGCAAGGGATACATATAACTGGAACAAAACAATGAGTATGGCAAAACAGGTATGTCCTGATGCGTCATTCCTTTTATCTGCAGGAGACCAGATTGATAAGTCCGGAGCTTCAAACGCCGATGATTTAAAAACAAGGGAAAGCGAATATGCGGGTTATCTTTATCCGGAAGTATTCAGAAGCCTTCCGATAGCATCTACAATCGGTAACCACGATACAGCAGGTTCGGATTATAGTGCACATTTCAATAATCCTAATACCGGTGACAGCCTGGGAGCAACCAATGCAGGGTCGGATTATTATTTTTCATATGGCAATGTGCTTTTTATATCACTTAACAGTAACAATAGAAATCAGGCAGAACACAGGGAGCTTATGAAAAAAGCTATTGCCTCAAATGAAAATGCTAAGTGGAAAGTTGTGATTTTCCATAGTGATATATATGGTTCAGGTCAGCCTCATGCAGATACTGATGCTGCAACCAACAGAGTTATTTTTGCACCTCTTATGGACGAATTTGATGTAGATGTCTGCCTTACAGGCCATGACCACACTTATTCAAGATCATATCAGGTACTTGACGGTAATGTAATCGATTATGATATTTCATCAGGAAGCGTAACCGATCCTGAGGGAACTCTTTATATAACAACAGGTTCCGGCTCAGGTTCAAAATACTACAATCTTCTCAATTATACACCATACTATATTGCAGAAAGAACTAATGCAATGCTTCCTTCTTTCTCAACAATTGATTTTTCAGACAGTGAACTGACAATCAAGACTTACGATTACACAGGCGCGAAGTATGCCGATGATTTTACAATCAGAAAAACATCTGCTTCGCTTACTATAGATGAAATTATTGATAATGCGGAAAAACTTGTATCAGATGGAGAAATATATACAGATGAAAGTCTTGATGCTTTAAAATTAAGTCTTGATGCATTAAAGAATATCAGAAAAGCATATACAACCGACAAAGATAATTATATTGATACATTATCTGCATTTTACAATACAGCAGATGATCCAATCAAAGGCTATGGTTCCGTAAAAAATGATGATGACAAAGACGTTCTTGCAAGCGGAAGCAAGGCAAACAGATTAAGAAAAGGTCTTTCAACTATTCTTGATAAAACAATTTATCGTCAGATTGAAGGCGGTAACGTGATTACGGACGCAATACTTCCTGTTGTAAATGCCGATATGCTTAATGAAGCAGCTGACAAGGTTCTTGCAGGTATAGAAGCACTGAAACTTAAAGATACCGAAACTGTTACAACTCCTGATAACAACAAAGAAAACAATGACAGTGATGGCAACAATGGTAGCAATGGCAGCAATGACAGCAACGACAGCAATCCTAAGGCTGGAGACAGTTCAATGGTAGCTGTTGCAATCGGAGGAACACTGCTTGTAGCAGGTCTTGCAGGTCTCGTAATCTATATGGGAAGGAAAGAAAGCAATTGGGAAAAATAG